A stretch of the Ostrea edulis chromosome 9, xbOstEdul1.1, whole genome shotgun sequence genome encodes the following:
- the LOC125659151 gene encoding nuclear hormone receptor HR96-like isoform X27, with amino-acid sequence MEAWTYNRRASSASKSFEDSNSNTMPSMANPYHRPMDLGSNDLAHKARKNKEDKYCGVCGDRALGYNFDAISCESCKAFFRRNAPKGLEYFKCPYEEKCKMDVSNRRFCKRCRLRKCFEIGMRKEYILTEEEKIRKRQRIEENRLTQKVRDVDKQRTQSGIVSTSENRLRALEPDEEYMINEVVGAYRQSLEVSIASELPKDKPQMHMKDLVNIAELSVRRVIDMAKKIKSFKALSQTDQISLLKGGSIELLILRSVISFDKEKNQWLDPLDSEDHSMDMKNLQEGEGATLFAEHMKFTKSLAIDLKADETMLILLLVISLFSPDRPNISDKSYVCHEQEKYALLLLRYLESRYSAYTVRAIYPKLLMKLTDIRDLNEEHSHVLLKVNPEGIQPLMKEVLDMNLKEATAANCGSPM; translated from the exons CTTTGAAGATTCCAACAGTAACACTATGCCATCCATGGCGAACCCATATCACAGGCCAATGGATCTGGGTTCAAATGACTTGGCACACAAGGCTCGAAAGAATAAAGAGGACAAATATTGTGGTGTGTGTGGGGACCGGGCTTTGGGTTACAACTTTGATGCCATTTCCTGCGAGTCGTGCAAGGCATTCTTCAGGAGGAATGCCCCAAAAGGACTG GAATACTTCAAATGTCCGTACGAGGAGAAATGCAAAATGGACGTGTCAAATCGGCGATTCTGTAAACGGTGTCGTCTGAGGAAGTGCTTTGAGATCGGAATGCGGAAAGAGTACATCCTGACAGAGGAGGAAAAAATTCGAAAACGGCAGCGGATAGAAGAGAACAGGTTGACTCA GAAAGTACGAGATGTAGATAAGCAGAGGACACAGTCGGGGATTGTAAGCACATCAGAAAACAGACTGAGGGCTTTAGAACCAGATGAGGAATACATGATAAATGAAGTAGTGGGGGCATATAGACAATCGCTAGAGGTGTCCATTGCGTCCGAACTGCCAAAAGACAAACCGCAAATGCACATGAAAGACTTGGTAAACATTGCAGAACTAAGTGTTCGTCGAGTTATAGACATGGCCAAGAAGATCAAATCATTCAAGGCATTGTCACAAACAGATCAGATTAGTCTTCTGAAAGGAGGTTCGATCGAGTTGCTGATTCTGAGGTCGgtgatttcttttgacaagGAGAAGAACCAATGGCTGGATCCACTTGACAGCGAGGATCACAGTATGGACATGAAGAATCTACAGGAGGGAGAGGGGGCCACTTTATTTGCAGAACACATGAAGTTCACCAAGTCACTAGCCATCGATCTGAAGGCTGATGAGACCATGCTGATTCTCTTGCTAGTTATATCCCTGTTCTCACCAGATAGACCAAATATAAGTGACAAATCGTATGTTTGTCATGAGCAGGAGAAATATGCACTGTTACTTTTAAGGTACCTCGAGTCAAGGTACTCCGCATACACTGTGCGTGCCATTTACCCCAAACTGTTGATGAAGCTTACAGACATTCGTGATCTGAATGAGGAACACAGCCATGTCCTCTTGAAGGTTAACCCTGAAGGAATTCAGCCTCTGATGAAAGAGGTTTTAGACATGAACCTTAAGGAAGCAACTGCAGCAAACTGTGGAAGTCCAATGTGA
- the LOC125659151 gene encoding nuclear hormone receptor HR96-like isoform X22, whose translation MQCGYSSQRYLYDDSSVKMDLSFEDSNSNTMPSMANPYHRPMDLGSNDLAHKARKNKEDKYCGVCGDRALGYNFDAISCESCKAFFRRNAPKGLEYFKCPYEEKCKMDVSNRRFCKRCRLRKCFEIGMRKEYILTEEEKIRKRQRIEENRLTQKVRDVDKQRTQSGIVSTSENRLRALEPDEEYMINEVVGAYRQSLEVSIASELPKDKPQMHMKDLVNIAELSVRRVIDMAKKIKSFKALSQTDQISLLKGGAIELLILRSVISFDKEKNQWLDPLDSEDHSMDIKNLQEGEGVTLFAEHMKFTKSLAIDLKADETMLILLLVISLFSPDRPSICEKSYVYQEQEKYALLLLRYLESRYSAYTVRAIYPKLLMKLTDIRDLNEEHSRNLLMVNPEDLQPLMIELLSMNFKETAAPNGGSPL comes from the exons CTTTGAAGATTCCAACAGTAACACTATGCCATCCATGGCGAACCCATATCACAGGCCAATGGATCTGGGTTCAAATGACTTGGCACACAAGGCTCGAAAGAATAAAGAGGACAAATATTGTGGTGTGTGTGGGGACCGGGCTTTGGGTTACAACTTTGATGCCATTTCCTGCGAGTCGTGCAAGGCATTCTTCAGGAGGAATGCCCCAAAAGGACTG GAATACTTCAAATGTCCATACGAGGAGAAATGCAAAATGGACGTGTCAAATCGACGATTTTGTAAACGGTGTCGACTGAGGAAGTGCTTTGAGATCGGAATGCGGAAAGAGTACATCCTGACAGAGGAGGAAAAAATTCGAAAACGGCAGCGGATAGAAGAGAACAGGTTGACTCA GAAAGTACGAGACGTAGATAAGCAGAGGACACAGTCGGGGATTGTAAGCACATCAGAAAACAGACTGAGGGCTTTAGAACCAGATGAGGAATACATGATAAATGAAGTAGTGGGGGCATATAGACAATCGCTAGAGGTGTCCATTGCATCCGAACTGCCAAAAGACAAACCGCAAATGCACATGAAAGACTTGGTGAACATTGCAGAACTAAGTGTTCGTCGAGTTATAGACATGGCCAAGAAGATCAAATCATTCAAGGCATTGTCACAAACAGATCAGATTAGTCTTCTGAAAGGAGGAGCAATCGAGTTGCTGATTCTGAGGTCAgtgatttcttttgacaagGAGAAGAACCAATGGCTGGATCCACTTGACAGCGAGGATCACAGTATGGACATAAAGAATCTACAGGAGGGAGAGGGGGTCACTTTATTTGCAGAACACATGAAGTTCACCAAGTCACTAGCCATCGATCTGAAGGCTGATGAGACCATGCTGATTCTCTTGCTAGTTATATCCCTGTTCTCACCAGATAGACCAAGTATATGTGAGAAATCGTATGTTTATCAAGAGCAGGAGAAATATGCACTGTTACTTTTAAGGTACCTCGAGTCAAGGTACTCCGCATACACTGTGCGTGCCATTTACCCCAAACTGTTGATGAAGCTTACAGACATTCGTGATCTGAATGAGGAACACAGCCGTAATCTGTTGATGGTCAACCCAGAGGATCTTCAGCCTCTTATGATAGAACTTTTAAGTATGAACTTTAAGGAAACAGCTGCACCAAATGGTGGCAGCCCACTTTAA
- the LOC125659151 gene encoding nuclear hormone receptor HR96-like isoform X15 → MQCGYSSQRFIRGYLDCASSCNEYLYDDSSVKMDLSFEDSNSNTMPSMANPYHRPMDLGSNDLAHKARKNKEDKYCGVCGDRALGYNFDAISCESCKAFFRRNAPKGLEYFKCPYEEKCKMDVSNRRFCKRCRLRKCFEIGMRKEYILTEEEKIRKRQRIEENRKVRDVDKQRTQSGIVSTSENRLRALEPDEEYMINEVVGAYRQSLEVSIASELPKDKPQMHMKDLVNIAELSVRRVIDMAKKIKSFKALSQTDQISLLKGGAIELLILRSVISFDKEKNQWLDPLDSEDHSMDIKNLQEGEGVTLFAEHMKFTKSLAIDLKADETMLILLLVISLFSPDRPSICEKSYVYQEQEKYALLLLRYLESRYSAYTVRAIYPKLLMKLTDIRDLNEEHSRNLLMVNPEDLQPLMIELLSMNFKETAAPNGGSPL, encoded by the exons CTTTGAAGATTCCAACAGTAACACTATGCCATCCATGGCGAACCCATATCACAGGCCAATGGATCTGGGTTCAAATGACTTGGCACACAAGGCTCGAAAGAATAAAGAGGACAAATATTGTGGTGTGTGTGGGGACCGGGCTTTGGGTTACAACTTTGATGCCATTTCCTGCGAGTCGTGCAAGGCATTCTTCAGGAGGAATGCCCCAAAAGGACTG GAATACTTCAAATGTCCATACGAGGAGAAATGCAAAATGGACGTGTCAAATCGACGATTTTGTAAACGGTGTCGACTGAGGAAGTGCTTTGAGATCGGAATGCGGAAAGAGTACATCCTGACAGAGGAGGAAAAAATTCGAAAACGGCAGCGGATAGAAGAGAACAG GAAAGTACGAGACGTAGATAAGCAGAGGACACAGTCGGGGATTGTAAGCACATCAGAAAACAGACTGAGGGCTTTAGAACCAGATGAGGAATACATGATAAATGAAGTAGTGGGGGCATATAGACAATCGCTAGAGGTGTCCATTGCATCCGAACTGCCAAAAGACAAACCGCAAATGCACATGAAAGACTTGGTGAACATTGCAGAACTAAGTGTTCGTCGAGTTATAGACATGGCCAAGAAGATCAAATCATTCAAGGCATTGTCACAAACAGATCAGATTAGTCTTCTGAAAGGAGGAGCAATCGAGTTGCTGATTCTGAGGTCAgtgatttcttttgacaagGAGAAGAACCAATGGCTGGATCCACTTGACAGCGAGGATCACAGTATGGACATAAAGAATCTACAGGAGGGAGAGGGGGTCACTTTATTTGCAGAACACATGAAGTTCACCAAGTCACTAGCCATCGATCTGAAGGCTGATGAGACCATGCTGATTCTCTTGCTAGTTATATCCCTGTTCTCACCAGATAGACCAAGTATATGTGAGAAATCGTATGTTTATCAAGAGCAGGAGAAATATGCACTGTTACTTTTAAGGTACCTCGAGTCAAGGTACTCCGCATACACTGTGCGTGCCATTTACCCCAAACTGTTGATGAAGCTTACAGACATTCGTGATCTGAATGAGGAACACAGCCGTAATCTGTTGATGGTCAACCCAGAGGATCTTCAGCCTCTTATGATAGAACTTTTAAGTATGAACTTTAAGGAAACAGCTGCACCAAATGGTGGCAGCCCACTTTAA